The stretch of DNA CCTTGAGCCGCGCTGCCCAGCCTGCGATGCGCATTTTGGCGTGAGCTGTGGAGTCTCGCGGGTCTTCCAAGTAACAACGCTCGTCAGCAGCGCGTGCAAACTTTCAATGTGAGCAATACATCGTGCGAGGGAAACCCCGAGGGCCGCGCAAGCTCCCACACACAGGTGCCcgagccgcgtcgctcgctgttTTGTTTCGCTGGCAGTTAGGAATTCCTAGGTTTCACTTCCGAAGCTGAGGCACTGCAGCCCTGCAGGCGGCTCTTGAAGCCCCTCAGTAGGCAAGAAAAAAATATATCTGTAGTTTTTTCTGAATATCTGAACTAGTTATGTCTGTATACCTATACGAGTGCGAGTGGATTTGCCGGCACAAGTCGGTGGACTCTACAGAAAAGACAGCACCGACTAGTGAAAACGGCTATATCATGCTTCGAcagcgagagacacgccccagggcgaggccgcgcctgccAGACAGTCTTCATCGCAAGCAGTGCCCTACAGAGACTCCGTCACAGAAAGGGCCTGGCGTGTGAACTCTCGTTCGGCGGAAcaaccgccgccgctccagcgactggagaggcgagaagcaaACACGAGAGGAACGAACCCTGAACGCCCGgaaggcgaacgcagaggcgcgcggagtgCAAGCTGAAGAGGGAGACGGCCGCGGGGACTGTGCGCGTGtggggagaaggcggagagcaCTGAGAAGATTTGAAAGAGGTTCTACGGGCGGGCGCCTCACCCTGGCGGAAGGCTTGCACACCCCGCCCCCACTAGAGGCGAATTCCTTTCACTTTTCACTTCACTGGTCAGAAGCCGGGCGCGTCGAGCAGTCAGAAGATCCAGTCGATATCGATTTATTAATATACACAGACCTCTGCCGCACCGCAAAGCAACACATATGCGCCTTGAAATATACAACATACGCAGACCCATACACCCGTttgtgtatgtatacatgaagaaggcgactgcGTTGGCGTGTCGGCTTTCCGGCCAGGTGGGGGAGGGACTGTCGCCTCGGATGCTGGCGGTGAGTCTTTCTCCGCGTTATCGCGGGGGGAAGTTCCGGGTTTAGTTCTtcggctcctcctcggcgccggcgagcgcctttTGCACGATTTCCAGCGTGTCGGGCGAGAGGCCAGGGCTCTGCGCgatgcggcgcagctgcttgaGCATCTCGCGCTGACGGATGGCGTCGTATTTCTTCCaggggaggaaggcgccagccccgcgcgcggcgatctGCGGATTGAAGCTGTCGACCTCGAGCAccgcgtcggcgaggagTGCGTATCCCGCGCCGTCTTTGCTGTGGAACTGCGGATTGCGCGTGAAGGAAAAGACCAACGCACGTAGACGATTCGGATTCTTCGCAGTGAAGTCCGgatgcgcctgcagcgccttcacCGTCGCCGTCACGTTCGGCAGGTCAGCCAGCGCCTGAACGGCGAACCACTTATCCAGCACGagtgcgtcgcctgcgcaaCAGTGCACACACAGAAAGTCGCAAATGCAGAAGAAAGTCCCAAACACAGAGAGCCATGCGTCCAGAGAGTGGCACATATTTGGAGAGGCCTatcgaggcgcggaaggcgcagaagacgcgcggtgAAAGCGTCTCGCACAGCACGTGGAGGACGCGTGGTGCACACCGACGTGAAACCCGCCGGAAGAGCTGAGGCCTCCCTTCCCTGAGCTGCGATCTGCCTCTTCCGCAGCTCCAGCGCGAAATCCTCACCCTCTGCGTCCTTGTAGAACTGCTCGAGGGCCTCGGTGCGCTCGGGAGACTCCATGTCGGCGAGGATGCACAGCGCCGCGTACTTCTCCGTCATGCCCTTCGCGGAGCGGAAGTGCTTCatggcgagcgccgccgcctccttgtttttctcgcccgtcaagaagaagagaatcACAttgcgcagacgacgcctgAAGGGACCGCGAGCAAGCAACAGTGCACAAGGAACAAAAAAAAATCAGCAGAGATGCCTACCACAAAAAGGCTGCCAGTCAGAGTTCAAGCTTTTCGCGTGAGCAACACTCATAGTCCGGTGATAGACTTACAAAACTCAGACATACAGatatgcatataaatatatatatatatatatgttaaAAATGCACGCATAtccacatgcatatatatatgtgtaggAGAGACTTCAACGCATGTGTGTTGGCGAGTGTGCGCGGGTCTGTACCTGGCAACCTCGTCCTGATCTCTGCTTTCCTTCCCCTGCTCGGATCCAGCGAGGCTGTCGTACACCttgaggagctgctgcttgAGCAGACCGCCGACTTCACGGCGAATcgactccgcggcctccttcaGCGCCTCGGGATCGATCGGCTTCATGTCTTGAGCGACACTCTCGCGATctggcagccgcagcgtgtAGGCCTATGAGACAACACAGACATCCCGCCCACGAACGTCGTGCTACGATGCagaaaaggagacagagcgcTTGGTACTTTGTTCACTTCGTTTGTTCTTCcactccttcctcttcttgaTTTGCATGCGCCAGCGTACCTGGACAGACTTGTCGCGTCCTTCCTCGAGAAGCGTCTGCTTGAAGGCGTCGAGGTACGTTTTGGGGAGAGGCTcgaagacgacgcctgcgccctgcttctcgcgccaggcttccgcgcgctgcttcagGAGTCCCGCGGCGAGCGTATGTGCAGCTTGCCACTTTGAGAAATCGTCAGAGTCATGCGCCATGAGGAACGCGATGTCGTCGTCGGTCTGGTGCGGGTTGATCACCTTGACCGGCGCTGAAAAATCCCGCAAGAACGAAAGCACGCAGTCCTCGGGAACGTCTTCTAACTCAAACGTCTGCTCCGCCTCCGTCAGCTCCAACACCTGCACACAAAGCACGCAGAAGTTGACACGTTCAGCCGCGCAACGCGTTTCTTCCCTTTCAAATAAAAAAAACCTCCAGCCGCACGTCCCTACAGTCCAGTAATAGAACGGTACAGAAACACACGCTGCAGCGGAAGAAAATCTCTTGCCTTCTCCAGGCACAAATGCATacacgtacatatatatatatatatatacagatatatacgtatatatatgggtaTGACTGGGCTTGtgcgtgcgcagctgcgcatctCGACATCACCTTGAATACGAGGAAAAGAGAGATCAAGTTAAATGGAGGAGGCCTGCGCACCTTTGTGGCGGGTTTGAGGAGGTCGGTTTTCGAGGTTCTTCCGATGAGGCCGACTTTGACCGGAATGTGGAACGGCATCTTCTCAGGCTGCCCCGGGGTGGGCGGCGTGCGCTGCTTGAGCGTGAGCACGTACTTCTTCGTCGCGGTGTCATACTCCGCCTTGACGACTTCGATCTCCGGCGTTCCGGCTTGGAAGTACCAGCGGCCGAACTGCGAGAAGTCGCGCCCGTTCGCGTCCGCCATCGCCGCGCGGAAGTCGTCGCAGGTGACTGCCTGCCCATCGTGTCGCTGGAAATACAGATCCATGCCCCTGCGGAAGCCTTGCTCGCCCAGCAGCGTGTGGTACCTAAAGGAAACAACCGCACagaggagctccgccgcgaggtCAAGAGAGGCTGAGAAGGCGCCCAGGCCGTGCATAAACATGAGTCCACACACCCACAAGACGAAGGGGGTCCGGCGCACGCAAGTGCGTCACAATGCGCTGCATGCACATCGATACACATCTAGAGGTGTATTGAAGCAACGACACACTCCAAGTCAGGAGACACGCCTGCAGAATACTCTTCCAAAAACGCCCgaatacaaatatatatatatatatatatatatatgtttgtttGAGCAGAGAGTattcgccgcgtgcgcgtcgctcgccctcaCTCACGCTCCACGCAGAACAGAGAGGATGCGACGACGCCCCCGTCACCAAGAGGCAACAAACGGATCGATCGACATGGCTacagatacagatagatCGATAGTTTTGTCAGCAGACGTGCACAAGCAGGGAGTGTGGCTGCACGCGTACATGCGGATGACTTCGGCGCCCTTGTCGTAGACGGTGGCGGTGTAGAAATTATCCATGGCGATGTAGGTTTCGGGGCGAATCGGGTGCGCCATAGGCCCGCTGTCCTCTGCGAACTgtcggctgcggaggaaaaTGACGTCCTCGATGCGCTTCACTGCGGCTGAGCACATGTCCGCTGTGAAGAGCTGGTCGCGGAAGACTGTCAGACCTTCCTTCAGCGTCAACTGGAACCAGTCCCTGAACCCAGCCACGCAGCGCACAGAAGACAGGCACGCTTATACACACACCTGTATGTACCTATATATTTTAAATATTTTTACATTTCTTTCTACATGTTTGTTGTTTATTTGGAGTGGATATCTGGCATCCGGTGAGCACGGGCGCGTCCCGGCGCCCCACGTACGAGGCCGTCTGTGTCAGTAGAAAGAGGGCGCCGCAAACGGAAGCAGTGTTGAGTGGAAAGAATGGCAGTGGTCTCCAGAGGAGCTGAGGACATGCGGCCTCGAGTCAGGCGTGTGTGAGTGAGTATCTACTCTCGGTGCCGCAAGTCCGTgaacgcgcagctgctcacGGATACATCTGTACACACTCCACGCACACAGACTGAGCACGCAAGCGCCGCGAACACACAAACGCTGCTGTGGCGACGCGACCGCCCCGACTCCGCAAACATGTGTGAGTAGGtggagagaaagacgcggaTGCACACAGATGAACAGATGCACGATCGGCAGTGTGGTGCTCCGATCTGAGCGCGACCTCGCTCACCGGCACGTGACGCGGTTGCCAGTCCAGTTGTGGAAGTACTCGTGACCGACGACGTTCAGGATGCGCTGGTACTCGGCATCTGAAAAAGGCGTGCGTAGTGGCAGATCGTCCCGCAAAgagcctgcatgcgccgcgccgaccccCGAGTCTTCTGCCGCTGAAGCGCACACGCCTGTCGAGGGTGCGCGGAGGATCGCAAAAGGTTTGAATATGCTTACCCGTGGTGGTCTTCGGatcggcgaggaggagcgctgCGTTGAAGATGTTGAGCCCTTTGTTCTCCATCGCGCCCATGTTGAAGTCCTTCGCGCAGACCACGTTGAAGACATCTAGGTCGTACTCGCGCCCGAAGCGCTCCTCATCCCACTTCATCGACTTGACCacgctctccagcgcccaGGTCAGCTTGCTGCTGTCTTGCGGCTCAGAAAACACAGAGACTGTGACGTTGCGGCCGCTCTGGAAAcaaacgcagccgcgcaaaAAGGACGCATTCCATGTATGATGCAGACTACGTGCATCAATACATGTAAATATGAAGGCATGCAAgatgtctctctctctctctatatatatatatatatatatattcgtacGCGCAGTTGGGCATCGGCTGCCCGAGTTGCGATATATATTTATGagtatatctatgtatgtacgtgtatatatgcatttacATATGCATTTCTATGTGCATTTAAATATGCATATgtgatgtatatatatgtatgtatgcatgtacgtacatctatacatatatgatTTGGTGTGGATGGAGTAACAGATacaggaggaagaaaagagcCCGTAGGCGTCGACTCTCGCGCGATCGACCGGCGTGTTTGACGCAAATAGccaaaagagaagaaaggcctTCCATGCATGTCTGGATTCACTGCACTCTCTGTGAGGCGGAGCGAAGCGCGCACCATGGTTGTGAATGTGTCGCTGATGGACTTGAGGTCGcccgcgacgagggcgaacAAGTAGCAAGGCTTCAGCGAAGGATCttcgaagacggcgaagtgGCGCCCCTCTTGGCCGTCGACCTTCCCCGACTGCACCAGGTTGCCGTTGCTCAGCAGCACCGAGCAtttcttcgcgtccgccgcgaggcgcaccTGGACGCAAACAGATGAAcagacgcgcctgcgtggcgcaCGACTCGAGCAAGAGCGCACAAGAACGCCGATGAGAAAGCAGACCGAGCCCGCGACACCGGCGCCGGTGAGCCCCCGGCACCTCCCGCAGCCCAGGCGAACGCCccacgaggaggaggaaatcCGTCCGCCGGCACTCTCGCCGCCACCACGCAAGCAGACGACGACCTGCTGGATGCGGAGTTCCGACGCATGTCCTGCAGGCTGGATTAGCAAATCGACGTTCAGCCGAGACGTTGGAGGGGGGGAAAAAGTATGTCAAGTACTATCTCGTCGTCTCCAGATTGATGCACGAAGGgagggcctctgcggccttcttTTCTGCGAGTTCCTCCGCTGCGTACTCGGAAGAGCGACATGACGTCAGGTCGGTCGAGGAAGTAGGTGATGCGGCGGAACCCTTCGGCCTCGCACTGGGTGACGAGGAGCGCGCCGGATTTATACAGGCCCATAAGCTGCAGATTCTCCTTCGGCTTGATGTAGACAACCGTTTTGAGGACGAATTTcttctcggcctccgccgggAGCAGACTCTGCGACAGAACGAGCCGGCCGTCGACGTCCAGCGAGTAgacctccttcttctcctgcttctgcgtctccgcagagcgaagcgcgagcgcctggcCGTCGAGCTCCACACTCTCCAGCTCGAGgtcctcgccgtcgagcATCAAgtctgcgggcggcgtccGGGACCGACGGTGCAGCGTCAGCGTCGAGGTCACCTGCATGCCCAGACGCGCGACACGCGCAAGAGGAAGCGATGCACACCTGcaaaggcgcgcggcgccgaagcacTGAAGATGTGGATCTCTTCTCTCCCAGCGGGAAGGGGAGGGGCGAATTCCACGTCTGGATTGACTGGAAAGCTGtgaggcgcatgcacgccgaacagaggcgagaaagagacaggTCCGTCGTGGCGACTGACTTGCAGAGACTCGACAGAGACCAAACTGGcgacagaagaaaagaaCAGTCTCCCCATcccgcctgcgcatgcagccgcgtcAGAGGGACGCTCACGTGGAAAGCGCTCAGCTACAGTGtcaagacgaagaggcgcaagctttctttcttcgcgcatgagcggagaggcgaagagacgcagggcCACGTGGCAGTGCGTACCTTTGTTCTCTCATCGTTGAGATCGAAGTCGAGGTCGACAAAGTCGATGAGGAAGTCGGCCGGCTTGTAGTCCAAGCGGTGTTTTTCGACGGGCTGCTTTGTAGGCTTCAGGACGAtgtgctgctgctcctgGGTCTTCTTTTCGGTCTCGGTCGCTGTGGCGGACCCCGAGCTCACGGCTTCTGCAGTGCCTGCCATGGTGCCTTCCGGTGTGACTTGGGTGGACAGAGAggacagcgcgcgcgaggagaaaaacgccgAGAGGGGGGATgcggaagagggagaagacgcacaGCTGCCAGCGGTCGCCGGGCGTGTCAGCAGGCGAGGGAAACCAGGTAGAAtcgaggagagacgccgcgataAGGGCACGGAAAACCGTCGAAAAGGAGGGGAACCGTGAGAAACAGAGCGCGCGAAAGGTGAGACCTGCTGTCGCGCAGCGCTAACCAAGAACGAGGTGCGGCGGTTGACAGCGTCCACACccgggcgacggcaggcggCTTCttgcgaggcagacgacggaaGTTGTTGTTCAGGTCTcccgaggcggaaggcgggagaagagaggaagcgaagaacgGGCGATGAAGCCGCGAGCGTAGACAGCGAGTGCTGCGTGCACCCAGAGGCCGCGACTGGCAAGGACGGACACGACGACGTGAGCACGCAGCACGCCACAGTGAGCAGCGctgccgaaggccgcgagaaaaggagagaacggggagcggagagagacgcacaggTCTGCGAGGGCGGAAAAGATGCCGGCGTGAGAGCCGAAGTCGACTCGACGAGCCCGGCGGACGACGTCACGTGCGAACGGCCGCTCGCACGCAAGGGAGAACTTTTCGCCGAAGGCGTTGAAGCCGACGCACACCACTCGGAAAGGTggtcgcgagagagaggagagaaaaagtgAGAAGGAGCAGAGAAACGAGTAGAGGGGAAACTACTCAGCCCGACGATGGCAGGTGTTGGTGTGAAGACCTCGTCCTGTGCCCGTTGGTCGGCCGCAAGGTCTTCGctttcgcgtgtgtgtcCTAAGCACAGGTTTTCGTGATTTTTCGTCGTGCGACACTCAAGGGGCTTGACTTCCGTCGCGAAAGACCGCAAGGTGTCGGTTCCTGCCGGTTGTggaggagaaaaggaaagcgAACGCAGTGGACTCAGTTGTGAcgaggtgtacatacacccggTGCCAGTGACGCCTTCAGCGAGTGACGCGCTTCTGGTGGGTGTTCGTTGGGAGGCGTCGACAGGCGACTTCGCACGCTCGTTTTGAGGCAATGCTGCTCTTCCCGTGGTTCTTTGGAACACGGATAAATTGCTCAGTACAGGAAAGGCAGGTTCGAAAGACTCCTGCGTGTTTTCTGTCTCATTTCTCtcttgccgccgcgcgatcaggccgccgccgaagccccTGACACACGCCACGCCGCGAGACGGGGTGCGTCGTCTTGTTCCGCGTGCCCCCTTTCcatctgctgcggccgccgccgcgttttTGAGCCAGAGAGAACGGTAGTGGGCCCTGAGCAGACCGCCATCGAGTCTGCTGCCTCTTTCCTCAGCAGCAAATGAGCTAGAAAGGAGTTCTTGCTCAACAGAGCCaatttcctcctctctcttcgcccgGGTCgaggcgccttcctccttttctgccGCTCCAAAGACTCGCACGCAGGAGAAACTGGAGCGGCTTCGCAGCAAAAGCGCGCCGAGACTCCGCCAACTCACTTCTTTACACATCGCGAGGACACCCCGAGCACTGCCTTCGTCCTTGTCGCCTCTCTTCCTTCGCACAGCGGCGCCGTGCTGGCGAgcaagagaggaaaacgaccGCGACACCAGAGGGAAGCTCCGCCTCATTTTCTCTCTGGCGCCGGTCTCTCACTGTCTGTTGGCTGtcacgcgcgtcttctgctttgcgcagacgcgagggcgTGATTTTCGTGTCCAGAAAGGCTGCTTCCTCTGTTGTAAGacgagaaaagagacagGGCCGCAGAGAGTGAGACAGACAGCAAAGAGAGGGTGCGCTGATGAAGGGGAGGAAAAGAGTATGCGAGCGATGGGAAAAATAGCGTGAgactctcttctccgccagAAAGAAAACAAAGAAAGGTAAGTTGTGAACCAGCGAAGGACTACCACGCCCGCGCACGAAAGAAaagacgcccgccgcgcggaaggaACGGCGATGAGCCTCAAGGGGCGAACCCGAACCAGCCAGCGCTGGGGCCCGGAGACCGATGCCAGCACAGAATAGAAGCCGGGCGGCTTCATGCGTCGTAGCTTTGTCACTTACAATAGAGCAGATATCCGCCATGTGTTTTCTGCAAAGAAggtctccctcttctctaACTCGTGGAGACGCGCCTGAGCAGGGACTGTGAAAACAACCGAACTGTGAGAACGAATCGCACAGAGACGTACACCAGAGACACCGCAGAGCTAGAAAAAGACCTGTTTTGCTCTGAGACGCTCCCGTCCAGCAATGCTGCACACCCCACACCGCTCTCTTCAGCATGCGCCCACCTGCCTCACGGCGGTATGCCAAATTCTGCTGCCAACTTCCGCCGAAAGCAAAGCAACGGCGCCGCTCTCAGCAATACGCGAACAAACGTTGGATCACAGAGTCCAGCGCATCGGTGCAGTTGTATTCTCAAGAGTTCGTGTGCTTTCCtgacagagaagaagcaca from Besnoitia besnoiti strain Bb-Ger1 chromosome V, whole genome shotgun sequence encodes:
- a CDS encoding putative aminopeptidase N (encoded by transcript BESB_062170) — its product is MRRSFPLVSRSFSSLARQHGAAVRRKRGDKDEGSARGVLAMCKEVSWRSLGALLLRSRSSFSCVRVFGAAEKEEGASTRAKREEEIGSVEQELLSSSFAAEERGSRLDGGLLRAHYRSLWLKNAAAAAADGKGARGTRRRTPSRGVACVRGFGGGLIARRQERNETENTQESFEPAFPVLSNLSVFQRTTGRAALPQNERAKSPVDASQRTPTRSASLAEGVTGTGCMYTSSQLSPLRSLSFSPPQPAGTDTLRSFATEVKPLECRTTKNHENLCLGHTRESEDLAADQRAQDEVFTPTPAIVGLSSFPSTRFSAPSHFFSPLSRDHLSEWCASASTPSAKSSPLRASGRSHVTSSAGLVESTSALTPASFPPSQTCASLSAPRSLLFSRPSAALLTVACCVLTSSCPSLPVAASGCTQHSLSTLAASSPVLRFLSSPAFRLGRPEQQLPSSASQEAACRRPGVDAVNRRTSFLVSAARQQVSPFARSVSHGSPPFRRFSVPLSRRLSSILPGFPRLLTRPATAGSCASSPSSASPLSAFFSSRALSSLSTQVTPEGTMAGTAEAVSSGSATATETEKKTQEQQHIVLKPTKQPVEKHRLDYKPADFLIDFVDLDFDLNDERTKVTSTLTLHRRSRTPPADLMLDGEDLELESVELDGQALALRSAETQKQEKKEVYSLDVDGRLVLSQSLLPAEAEKKFVLKTVVYIKPKENLQLMGLYKSGALLVTQCEAEGFRRITYFLDRPDVMSLFRVRLAADAKKCSVLLSNGNLVQSGKVDGQEGRHFAVFEDPSLKPCYLFALVAGDLKSISDTFTTMSGRNVTVSVFSEPQDSSKLTWALESVVKSMKWDEERFGREYDLDVFNVVCAKDFNMGAMENKGLNIFNAALLLADPKTTTDAEYQRILNVVGHEYFHNWTGNRVTCRDWFQLTLKEGLTVFRDQLFTADMCSAAVKRIEDVIFLRSRQFAEDSGPMAHPIRPETYIAMDNFYTATVYDKGAEVIRMYHTLLGEQGFRRGMDLYFQRHDGQAVTCDDFRAAMADANGRDFSQFGRWYFQAGTPEIEVVKAEYDTATKKYVLTLKQRTPPTPGQPEKMPFHIPVKVGLIGRTSKTDLLKPATKVLELTEAEQTFELEDVPEDCVLSFLRDFSAPVKVINPHQTDDDIAFLMAHDSDDFSKWQAAHTLAAGLLKQRAEAWREKQGAGVVFEPLPKTYLDAFKQTLLEEGRDKSVQAYTLRLPDRESVAQDMKPIDPEALKEAAESIRREVGGLLKQQLLKVYDSLAGSEQGKESRDQDEVARRRLRNVILFFLTGEKNKEAAALAMKHFRSAKGMTEKYAALCILADMESPERTEALEQFYKDAEGDALVLDKWFAVQALADLPNVTATVKALQAHPDFTAKNPNRLRALVFSFTRNPQFHSKDGAGYALLADAVLEVDSFNPQIAARGAGAFLPWKKYDAIRQREMLKQLRRIAQSPGLSPDTLEIVQKALAGAEEEPKN